One window from the genome of Streptococcus salivarius encodes:
- a CDS encoding ABC transporter permease, translating to MKALLKIEWIKTWRSWPVFIMGIGIPVGFFLLFSSIFSAPTPEAQKEFLLSYMLTMTGFSMSSFGLFTFPYMLQEDRIEHWLTYIEHSKVSIAAYYLSKIFRVLLNFMVAIIVTFCVGAFFRDVEMPFFRWVGSGALLLLSGLLFLAFGLLIAQIKSQQFMSLVANIIYLVLPIVSGSWVPISLFPKWVQSISEWTPVYHVNELVVNFAINGKFSWKSLLFIVAYTAVATGLALFIKSQRESDHG from the coding sequence ATGAAAGCATTACTAAAAATTGAGTGGATTAAAACGTGGCGAAGTTGGCCAGTCTTTATCATGGGAATCGGGATACCTGTCGGATTTTTCCTCCTTTTTTCTAGTATCTTCTCAGCACCTACTCCAGAAGCTCAAAAAGAGTTTTTGCTGTCTTATATGCTGACCATGACTGGCTTCTCCATGTCTAGTTTTGGTTTGTTTACCTTTCCCTATATGTTGCAAGAGGACCGAATTGAACACTGGTTGACCTATATCGAGCACTCAAAAGTTAGTATTGCAGCTTATTATCTTTCTAAAATCTTTCGTGTGCTTCTAAACTTTATGGTTGCCATCATTGTGACCTTTTGTGTAGGTGCCTTTTTCCGAGATGTAGAGATGCCATTCTTTAGATGGGTAGGGTCAGGTGCTCTCTTACTTTTGTCCGGTCTACTCTTTCTAGCTTTTGGTTTACTTATCGCTCAGATTAAATCTCAACAATTCATGTCTCTTGTGGCAAATATTATTTACCTTGTCTTGCCTATAGTGAGTGGTTCATGGGTTCCTATTTCCTTGTTCCCTAAGTGGGTTCAGAGCATCTCTGAGTGGACACCTGTCTATCATGTCAATGAATTGGTCGTTAATTTTGCTATCAATGGGAAATTTTCATGGAAATCACTCCTGTTTATTGTAGCTTATACTGCAGTAGCAACAGGGCTTGCACTCTTTATCAAGTCTCAAAGGGAAAGTGATCACGGTTAA